One Methylobacterium sp. SyP6R genomic window carries:
- a CDS encoding DUF4214 domain-containing protein, with translation MPFSYTINLNDPQKRPEDASLLTDTRAALDAWASYITGKGSVDVQLNLVSLAGGFLADAGPALELAVDRDGARTVTQSNVITELLTGLDVNGAAPDLTINVNADLLSSLYLNPAPSSGGSVPRGKYDAVSILTHEIGHALGISGARDPATGALPANTETTWDRLVALQPDGTAYFTGANAQAVYGGPVPVTTIKNGEQYYHLANSASDPLSKDLMGGTGLAAGESRSISPLDLAILRDLGLTVSTYDKLQFGTIVHDAQGFGGQVYLLYDALLGRAPDPLGFGAWIDAVQTGTPLHDIAKAFLASPEGQARTGALGNADFVEQLYRTALDRPSDPGGLAAWTAALDAGTSRADVALGFALSPEHVANLKSTFDAGVYVPNPEAAEVARLYYGVLGRAPDSGGLAAWTAAVDHGTSLELITGSFLQAPEVQAKVGGLNNAQFVDAIYLNALGRHAEAGGLATWTGQLDSGVSRASVTVAIAESLEATLHHAAEIETGWHLA, from the coding sequence ATGCCCTTCTCCTACACCATCAACCTCAACGACCCGCAGAAGCGTCCCGAGGATGCGTCGCTGCTGACCGACACGCGGGCGGCGCTCGACGCCTGGGCCAGCTACATCACCGGGAAAGGCTCGGTCGATGTCCAGCTCAACCTCGTCTCGCTTGCGGGAGGGTTCCTGGCCGATGCCGGTCCGGCGCTCGAACTCGCCGTCGACAGGGATGGTGCTCGCACCGTCACGCAGAGCAATGTCATCACCGAGCTGCTCACCGGCCTCGACGTCAACGGGGCCGCTCCCGACCTGACCATCAACGTCAATGCCGACTTGCTCTCGAGTCTCTATCTCAACCCTGCGCCGTCCTCGGGCGGCAGCGTGCCGCGCGGTAAGTACGACGCGGTCTCGATCCTGACCCACGAGATCGGCCATGCCCTCGGCATCTCCGGAGCCCGTGACCCTGCCACCGGGGCGCTGCCGGCCAATACCGAGACGACCTGGGACCGGCTGGTCGCGCTGCAGCCCGACGGGACGGCTTACTTCACCGGGGCGAACGCGCAGGCCGTGTATGGCGGCCCTGTTCCCGTGACGACGATCAAGAACGGCGAACAATACTACCACCTCGCCAACAGCGCCTCTGATCCGCTGAGCAAGGATCTCATGGGTGGCACGGGCCTCGCCGCGGGCGAATCCCGTTCGATCTCGCCCCTCGACCTGGCGATCCTGCGGGACCTCGGCCTCACCGTCTCGACCTACGACAAGCTGCAGTTCGGGACGATCGTCCACGATGCGCAGGGCTTCGGCGGTCAGGTCTACCTGCTCTACGACGCGTTGCTCGGCCGCGCTCCCGATCCGCTCGGCTTCGGGGCCTGGATCGACGCGGTGCAGACCGGCACGCCGCTGCACGACATCGCGAAGGCGTTCCTCGCCTCGCCGGAGGGACAGGCACGGACCGGAGCGCTCGGCAATGCCGACTTCGTCGAGCAGCTCTACCGCACCGCCCTCGACCGACCGTCCGATCCCGGTGGCCTCGCGGCGTGGACGGCCGCGCTCGATGCGGGCACGAGCCGGGCCGACGTCGCCTTGGGCTTTGCCCTCTCACCCGAGCATGTGGCGAACCTGAAGAGCACCTTCGACGCCGGCGTCTACGTACCGAACCCGGAGGCCGCGGAGGTCGCGCGGCTCTATTACGGCGTTCTCGGGCGTGCCCCCGATTCCGGCGGTCTCGCGGCCTGGACGGCAGCGGTCGATCACGGCACCTCGCTCGAGCTCATCACCGGGTCGTTCCTGCAGGCCCCGGAGGTCCAGGCCAAGGTCGGGGGCTTGAACAACGCGCAATTCGTCGATGCGATCTATCTCAACGCGCTGGGCCGCCACGCCGAGGCGGGCGGCCTCGCGACCTGGACCGGCCAGCTCGACAGCGGCGTCTCGCGCGCGAGCGTGACGGTCGCCATCGCCGAGAGTCTCGAGGCAACGCTGCACCACGCGGCCGAGATCGAGACCGGCTGGCATCTCGCCTGA